One genomic segment of Bombina bombina isolate aBomBom1 chromosome 4, aBomBom1.pri, whole genome shotgun sequence includes these proteins:
- the LOC128655705 gene encoding DNA ligase 1-like has product MTLGKITPDEEKGKEHRPKHVNRHTVIEMGEDKPKKVKKNKKKGARKYQIQKEISSDENETSNDEAVEQQTGGSIVSWIGQKIQDHIEQRKSEIERQEMERHSEKHKHKESEDDEHDTKKDKKEKRKRKEKHKDKLKEKEEKRKDKEKRKERKELKEKEKRKERKELKEKRKKKEKGEGKEEKRKHKKAKEEKKRTEKVRKTEKTKVKERRSKKKIKLAKAPKLKKIQKLKLSKIRKIRKMPKLKLQKKPKLRLKKPKRFKKFKRFK; this is encoded by the exons ATGACCTTGGGTAAAATTACACCGGATGAAGAGAAGGGAAAGGAACATCGCCCCAAACATGTCAATA GACACACAGTCATTGAAATGGGAGAAGATAAACCCAAGAAAGtgaaaaagaacaagaaaaaag GTGCCCGTAAATACCAAATACAAAAAGAGATTTCCTCGGATGAAAATGAGACCTCGAATGATGAAGCTGTAGAACAGCAGACAGGAGGCTCAATAGTGTCATGGATAGGGCAGAAAATACAGGACCATATTGAACAGAGGAAATCAGAGATAGAAAGACAAGAAATGGAAAGGCATAGTGAAAAACATAAACACAAGGAAAGTGAAGACGATGAACATgacacaaaaaaggataaaaaagaaaaaaggaaaaggaaggAAAAGCACAAGgataaattaaaagaaaaggaGGAAAAGAGGAAagacaaagagaaaaggaaagagcGTAAAGAActgaaagagaaagagaagaggaaagAGCGCAAAGAACTGAAAGAGAAGAGGAAAAAGAAGGAAAAGGGGGAAGGGAAGGAAGAAAAACGTAAACATAAAAAagcaaaagaggagaaaaaaaggaCAGAAAAGGTCAGGAAAACTGAAAAGACTAAAGTAAAGGAAAGAAGAAGCAAGAAGAAAATCAAACTTGCAAAGGCACCAAAGCTAAagaaaattcagaaactaaaaCTCTCAAAGATACGAAAGATAAGGAAAATGCCAAAACTTAAACTACAGAAAAAGCCAAAACTTCGTCTAAAAAAACCAAAGAGGTTTAAGAAATTTAAGAGGTTTAAGTAG